A single region of the Arthrobacter sp. V1I7 genome encodes:
- the ureE gene encoding urease accessory protein UreE translates to MIIEKVLANTHDLPPGPDPYAGLHRENVVLPSAQLVKRILRVTTDHGKELGIRLPAGSGDLRDGDILHVAGSNMIVVSVLPTDVLVIAPRSVHEMGVVAHSLGNRHLQAQFFDATSEYGADVMVCQYDHTVEDYLKHVGVPYDRQERVMPVPFRHAEHSH, encoded by the coding sequence ATGATCATCGAAAAGGTCCTCGCCAACACGCACGACCTACCCCCTGGACCGGACCCGTACGCCGGTCTGCACCGGGAAAATGTCGTGCTGCCCAGCGCCCAGCTTGTGAAACGAATCCTGCGCGTCACCACCGACCACGGCAAGGAACTTGGAATCCGCCTGCCGGCCGGCTCAGGCGACCTGCGCGACGGGGACATCCTGCACGTCGCCGGATCCAACATGATTGTGGTGTCCGTGCTGCCCACCGACGTGCTGGTGATTGCGCCCCGGTCCGTCCACGAGATGGGGGTGGTGGCACACTCCCTGGGCAACCGGCACCTGCAGGCCCAGTTCTTTGACGCCACCTCCGAGTACGGCGCCGACGTCATGGTCTGCCAGTATGACCACACCGTGGAGGACTACCTCAAGCACGTCGGGGTGCCCTACGACCGCCAGGAGCGCGTAATGCCCGTGCCGTTCCGCCATGCCGAACACAGCCACTAG